The DNA sequence TAGCACATGACGCTTGCTTTTTGGCTGGTTTACGCAAAGTCGAAACACTTGACAAACATACCGGCCAGGCCCAAGCATCCTGGCGGCCTCGCGCAGTATGGCATTACATTCAGGATCAATGGCGCAATCCGGATGTGGTGGTAGACATCAGCGCTCATTGGGCTACCAAAGAAGCCGCCATCCGCGCTTTCAAAAGTCAGTTTTATGACCCTCAAAGCGACGAGCCAACAACTCCCATCTCTACTCCTGACTTTATGCAGTTTCTCGAAAGCCGCGCCCGTGATTTTGGCCGCTTGGTAGGGGTTACTTATGGCGAAGGGTTTGAGAAGGCTACCCCAGTGGGTGTATCTCAGCTGACGGATTTGTGGTAGGGTGATGTTGGGACTGGCCGTTTTGCGGTGCTGTCAGATTGGCTCTGGGAACGGTAAAATAAAACTCACTCCCCTCTCCGGGGGTGCTTTTACAGCCTATATACCCACCATTTTGCTTCACAAAAGTCTGGCATAGGTGCAATCCAAGCCCTGTGCCTTTCTCTTGGGCAGTGCCAAGTGTACTACCAACCTTTAAGCTAAAAAGATGCGTTTGTTGCTCTAACGAAATTCCTACGCCGCTATCCTGTATGGTAATCTGCCAAGCTTCGACTAGGGGTGTTGCCTGCAAACTCACTACCCCCCCTTGGCGCGAAAACTTCAGCGCATTGCTGATAAGGTTGCGCAAGACAAGAGCTATCATATCGCGGTCGGCATATGCCAAACTTGGAGCCGTAATATGTGCTTCCAAGCGCAGGCCTTTTTGCTGTGCTACTTGTTCAAAAAGGCGGATATTCGCCTGAACAATTTCGTGTAAATCAAATACTTCTGGATCTGTTACGATTCCCTGTAGTTGGCTTTTGGCCCAGTGCAAGAGGTTGTTGGTCAGGTCGGTGGTATAACGTACATTCTGGTTGATTCGGGGGAGCAGAAACTGCAATTCCTCTGCTGAGAGGCGTTGGTTTTGCACCAGCCCCAATACCCCCTCCAGCTGTGCCAATGGACTGCGCAGATCGTGGGCGATGATAGAGAAAAGCCTGTCTTTTACCTCATTGACCTCTGCCAATGCCTGTGCTTGCATCTGAAGTTCTTCGGCTTGTTGGGCTATTTCTTCATTTTGCAGTTGTAACTTTCGTCTTGTTTTTTGTAAAAACTGCCTACTATACAGTAACA is a window from the Eisenibacter elegans DSM 3317 genome containing:
- the bshB1 gene encoding bacillithiol biosynthesis deacetylase BshB1; translated protein: MKLDILVFAAHPDDAELSCSGTIALHVALGKKVGIIDLTEGELGTRGSVAQRYEEAAAAAKVLQLSARENLQLADGFFTNDEASQRKLIEVIRRYQPDIVFANALIDRHIDHGKGAKLAHDACFLAGLRKVETLDKHTGQAQASWRPRAVWHYIQDQWRNPDVVVDISAHWATKEAAIRAFKSQFYDPQSDEPTTPISTPDFMQFLESRARDFGRLVGVTYGEGFEKATPVGVSQLTDLW